From Humisphaera borealis, the proteins below share one genomic window:
- a CDS encoding DinB family protein, giving the protein MMLDTLKELLTHQYEASLAAVHLAMARCPESSWNQRVATWTFCQAAFHAVFFADFYLQPGDDIEVMKLQPFHVEHPKAFRDYEEFEDRPPVLLYEKPFVLGYLQYVRGKARETIARESADALAGPSGFQRRKCSRAELHVYNIRHIQHHAAQLSLRLRLDAAIDIPWVSHAWKDA; this is encoded by the coding sequence ATGATGCTCGACACGCTCAAGGAACTTCTCACGCACCAGTACGAGGCGTCACTCGCGGCTGTGCACCTTGCCATGGCCCGCTGCCCGGAATCGAGCTGGAACCAGCGCGTAGCCACCTGGACGTTCTGCCAGGCGGCATTTCATGCCGTCTTCTTCGCCGATTTCTACCTCCAGCCCGGCGACGACATCGAGGTGATGAAGCTTCAGCCCTTCCACGTCGAGCACCCCAAGGCGTTTCGCGACTACGAAGAGTTTGAAGATCGCCCGCCGGTGCTGCTGTACGAAAAGCCGTTCGTCCTGGGCTACCTGCAGTACGTGCGCGGTAAGGCCCGGGAGACCATCGCGCGGGAATCGGCCGACGCGCTCGCCGGGCCGTCGGGGTTTCAGCGTCGCAAATGCTCGCGCGCCGAGCTGCACGTCTACAACATCCGCCACATCCAGCACCACGCCGCCCAGTTGAGCCTGCGCCTGAGGCTCGATGCGGCGATCGACATTCCGTGGGTGAGCCACGCGTGGAAGGACGCGTGA
- a CDS encoding leucyl aminopeptidase family protein yields MLPTGPSFTFKVATKLSTQPACLSVFLLDGAKGPAADEALLGDVTKKAIARLILSGVSRGKARDIHFDLIDETSRKNPEFRRVYVAGLGPVKKVSAEGIRQSAGAIARAAKKHRVADMTIALPQFERGSTDLTAGAIAEAIVGGLLLAGFDFTEYKGTAAKRDAGKEASRTFTILCSPESADAVKRGIERGRIIAEGQNFARTIASRPGNVINPPSLAKVAQDLAKEVGLTARVLDEKQMQKLGMGGILAVGAGSIVTPPRMIVLEHAPKSAKSGQPLLVIGKAITFDTGGISIKPADKMGRMIFDKCGGMAVLGLMYAVAKLKLPVRVVGILAAAENHISDTAYRPGDILKMYNGVTVEVTNTDAEGRLVLADALAWGIEQYKPSAVVNLATLTGGVVVALGKTMAGIMANDDGIVKELDAAAGLAGEKLWRLPIGEDQREYIKSEPADIVNSGGREGHPLQGGAFLSFFVPGGAGEGAANSDGGKLVPWAHLDIAGVADTEKDLPYYAKGATGWGVRTLVEWVSAK; encoded by the coding sequence ATGCTACCCACCGGCCCCTCCTTCACGTTCAAAGTTGCGACCAAACTCTCCACCCAGCCGGCCTGCCTGTCGGTGTTCCTGCTCGATGGAGCCAAAGGCCCCGCCGCCGACGAAGCACTGCTCGGCGATGTCACCAAGAAGGCGATCGCCCGGCTGATTCTCAGCGGCGTGTCGCGTGGCAAGGCGCGGGACATTCACTTCGATCTCATCGATGAGACCTCGCGCAAGAACCCGGAGTTCCGCCGGGTGTATGTCGCCGGCCTCGGCCCGGTGAAGAAGGTGTCGGCCGAAGGCATCCGCCAGTCTGCCGGCGCGATCGCCCGGGCGGCGAAGAAGCACCGCGTTGCCGACATGACGATCGCGCTGCCGCAGTTCGAGCGCGGCTCGACGGATCTCACCGCCGGTGCGATCGCGGAGGCGATCGTCGGCGGGCTGCTGCTGGCCGGGTTCGACTTCACCGAATACAAGGGCACCGCCGCCAAGCGCGACGCCGGCAAAGAAGCCTCCCGCACCTTCACGATTCTCTGCTCGCCCGAATCGGCCGACGCGGTAAAGCGCGGCATCGAGCGTGGCAGGATCATCGCCGAGGGTCAGAACTTCGCCCGCACGATCGCCAGCCGACCCGGCAACGTGATCAACCCGCCGAGCCTGGCGAAGGTGGCGCAGGACCTGGCGAAGGAAGTCGGCCTGACGGCCCGCGTGCTGGACGAGAAGCAGATGCAGAAGCTCGGAATGGGCGGCATCCTGGCCGTCGGTGCCGGCAGCATCGTCACACCGCCGCGGATGATCGTGCTGGAACACGCGCCCAAGTCGGCGAAGTCGGGCCAGCCGTTGCTCGTCATCGGCAAGGCGATCACCTTCGATACCGGCGGTATCTCGATCAAACCGGCCGACAAGATGGGCCGCATGATCTTCGACAAGTGCGGCGGGATGGCCGTCCTCGGGCTCATGTACGCCGTCGCGAAGCTCAAGCTCCCCGTCCGCGTCGTCGGCATCCTGGCCGCCGCCGAGAACCACATCAGCGACACCGCCTACCGCCCCGGCGACATCCTGAAAATGTACAACGGCGTGACGGTCGAAGTGACCAACACCGACGCCGAAGGCCGGCTGGTCCTGGCTGATGCCCTCGCCTGGGGCATCGAGCAGTACAAGCCGTCGGCCGTCGTGAACCTGGCCACACTCACCGGCGGCGTGGTCGTCGCCCTCGGCAAGACGATGGCCGGCATCATGGCCAACGACGACGGCATCGTGAAGGAACTCGACGCCGCCGCCGGCCTGGCCGGCGAGAAGCTCTGGCGGCTGCCGATCGGCGAAGACCAGCGCGAGTACATCAAGTCCGAGCCGGCCGACATCGTCAATTCCGGCGGCCGCGAAGGCCACCCGCTGCAGGGCGGCGCGTTCCTGAGCTTCTTCGTCCCCGGCGGCGCGGGCGAAGGCGCGGCCAACAGCGACGGCGGCAAGCTCGTCCCCTGGGCCCACCTCGACATCGCCGGCGTCGCCGACACCGAGAAAGACCTCCCTTACTACGCCAAAGGCGCCACCGGCTGGGGCGTTCGCACGCTGGTCGAATGGGTGTCGGCCAAGTAG
- a CDS encoding serine/threonine-protein kinase — protein sequence MASDSLSSSQSSAGGVATADSSASPASTSGRSSKAADRSSVRSTADTSGSRLSTAPGGATVDNSPKWLGKRIGRFRLIGVIGKGAMGKVFRAEDIQLHRLVALKVISSRSSRKRTAAQKHEQFMREGRSSAKLDHPNIVSVYEVSSAADLHYIAMELIEGGNLKDLVTAAGPLDVQRACQLAADAADGLQHAHEQGVIHRDIKPANLMLTRSGRCKLGDFGLARLDDLTDDGTGLSAAVGTPLFVAPEVALGHEATALSDIYSLGATIYFLLTGKPPFPGEQSQEVLKRHVEELPPDIRSIRPEIPESLALAIWRALAKEPTARFESAGHFARALRLHVIQVDAPSIDESVKPDQGLLPALTLRTLSLIGLLGGGLMLALVVAVVVLAMRGNRRTGEDLVAQQPPTQLPQQTPQPIIVQQSAATDDPFARPYMSLPLPAVGQVIPSTDSATLMRVAGEPDPAKHNGKVSVEGWVLRVAGAKDKDQTIYFRGVDQKRGVICRVPADVYATVAAAISAGLPEGLPTHRVRVSGQVELIDGQPVVNVTSANQIVVQD from the coding sequence ATGGCGTCAGACTCCCTCAGTTCGTCACAGTCGTCGGCCGGCGGTGTCGCCACGGCCGATTCGAGCGCTTCTCCGGCATCGACGTCGGGCCGCTCCTCCAAAGCCGCCGACCGATCCTCCGTGCGCTCGACCGCCGACACCTCGGGCTCGCGGCTTTCCACTGCGCCCGGCGGTGCGACCGTCGACAACTCCCCCAAGTGGCTCGGGAAGCGCATCGGGCGTTTCCGGCTGATCGGCGTCATTGGCAAAGGCGCGATGGGCAAGGTCTTCCGCGCCGAAGACATTCAGCTTCATCGCCTGGTCGCGCTCAAGGTCATCAGCAGCCGATCGTCGCGCAAGCGCACCGCCGCCCAGAAGCATGAGCAGTTCATGCGCGAGGGGCGGTCGTCGGCGAAGCTCGATCATCCGAACATCGTCAGCGTGTATGAGGTCAGCAGCGCCGCCGACCTTCACTACATCGCGATGGAGCTGATCGAAGGCGGCAACCTGAAGGACCTGGTGACCGCCGCCGGCCCGCTGGACGTGCAGCGCGCCTGCCAGCTCGCCGCCGACGCCGCCGACGGCCTGCAGCACGCCCACGAGCAGGGCGTCATCCATCGCGACATCAAGCCCGCCAACCTGATGCTCACGCGGTCGGGCCGGTGCAAGCTCGGCGACTTCGGCCTGGCCCGGCTCGACGACCTGACCGACGATGGCACCGGCCTGTCGGCCGCCGTCGGCACGCCGCTGTTCGTCGCCCCCGAAGTGGCGCTCGGCCACGAAGCAACGGCGCTCTCCGACATCTACAGCCTGGGCGCCACGATCTACTTTCTGCTGACCGGAAAGCCTCCCTTCCCCGGCGAACAGTCGCAGGAAGTGCTCAAGCGGCACGTCGAGGAACTGCCGCCCGACATCCGAAGCATCCGTCCCGAAATCCCCGAGTCGCTGGCGCTGGCAATCTGGCGGGCACTGGCGAAGGAGCCGACCGCGCGGTTCGAGTCGGCCGGGCATTTCGCCCGTGCCCTTCGCCTGCACGTGATCCAAGTCGATGCGCCGTCGATCGACGAATCGGTAAAACCCGACCAGGGCCTTCTCCCGGCGCTCACGCTACGCACGCTTTCGCTGATCGGTTTGCTCGGCGGCGGACTGATGCTGGCGCTGGTGGTGGCGGTGGTGGTGCTGGCAATGCGTGGCAACCGCCGGACGGGAGAGGACCTCGTCGCCCAGCAACCGCCGACGCAGCTTCCACAGCAGACGCCACAGCCGATCATCGTTCAGCAGTCGGCGGCCACCGACGACCCCTTCGCCCGGCCGTACATGTCGCTTCCGCTACCGGCCGTCGGCCAGGTGATTCCCTCGACCGATTCGGCCACGCTGATGCGCGTCGCCGGTGAGCCCGACCCGGCGAAGCACAACGGCAAGGTCTCGGTCGAAGGCTGGGTGCTCCGCGTCGCCGGCGCGAAGGACAAGGACCAGACGATCTACTTCCGCGGGGTCGACCAGAAGCGTGGCGTCATCTGCCGCGTGCCGGCCGACGTCTACGCAACCGTCGCAGCCGCCATCAGCGCCGGCCTGCCCGAAGGCCTGCCCACCCACCGTGTCCGCGTGAGCGGCCAGGTCGAATTGATCGACGGCCAGCCGGTGGTGAACGTGACGTCGGCGAATCAGATCGTGGTACAGGATTAG
- the katG gene encoding catalase/peroxidase HPI: MSTEAKSAEPKSTEPKPAAAKCPFNHAAPTGTSNRDWWPKQLEVELLNQHSAKSDPMGLDFDYAAEFKSLDLSAVKADLAALMTDSQDWWPADFGHYGPLFIRMAWHSAGTYRTGDGRGGGGRGQQRFAPLNSWPDNVSLDKARRLLWPIKQKYGRKLSWADLMILTGNVALETMGFKTFGFAGGREDTWEPDHDVYWGREKTWLGGDIRYAQGSAGVEKEGGVLVSDDTADGKLHDRRLENPLAAVQMGLIYVNPEGPDGNPDPLKSAYDIRETFGRMAMNDEETVALIAGGHTFGKTHGAAPATNVAAEPEAAGLEDQGFGWKNSYGSGKGADTITSGLEVTWTTTPTKWSNNYFENLLGYEWELTKSPAGAHQWKPKGNGGAGTVPHAHDASKKIAPAMLTTDIALRADPAYEKISRRFLANPDQFADAFARAWFKLTHRDMGPKARYLGPEVPAEELIWQDPIPAVDHPLVDDADVAALKKKVLASGLTVSQLVATAWASASTFRGSDKRGGANGARIRLAPMKDWQVNQPAQLAKVIKTLEGIQKEFNAAQAGAGAAGGKKISIADLIVLAGGAAVEQAAKNAGHDVTVPFKPGRMDASQEQTDVESVNFLEPKADGFRNYLKNRFSVPAEHLLIDRAQLLTLTAPEMTVLVGGLRVLNANEGQSQHGVFTKRPEKLTNDFFVNLLDMGTEWKPTTADATQFEGRDRSTGAIKWTATRVDLVFGADSRLRALAEVYACADAEKKFVTDFVAAWDKVMNLDRFDLA; encoded by the coding sequence ATGTCCACCGAAGCCAAGTCTGCCGAACCAAAGTCCACCGAACCCAAGCCCGCCGCAGCCAAGTGCCCGTTCAACCACGCCGCCCCGACCGGCACCTCCAACCGGGACTGGTGGCCGAAGCAACTGGAAGTCGAACTGCTCAACCAGCATTCGGCCAAGTCCGACCCGATGGGGCTGGATTTCGACTACGCCGCGGAGTTCAAGTCGCTCGACCTGTCGGCGGTGAAGGCCGACCTGGCGGCGCTGATGACCGACTCTCAGGACTGGTGGCCGGCGGACTTCGGCCATTACGGGCCGCTGTTCATCCGCATGGCCTGGCACAGCGCCGGCACCTACCGCACCGGCGACGGCCGGGGCGGCGGCGGGCGCGGGCAGCAGCGGTTCGCGCCGCTCAACAGCTGGCCGGACAACGTCAGCCTCGACAAGGCCCGCCGACTGCTTTGGCCGATCAAGCAGAAGTACGGCCGCAAGCTGTCGTGGGCCGACCTGATGATCCTCACCGGCAACGTGGCGCTGGAGACGATGGGCTTCAAAACCTTCGGCTTCGCCGGCGGCCGCGAAGACACCTGGGAGCCCGACCATGACGTCTACTGGGGCCGCGAAAAAACCTGGCTGGGCGGCGACATCCGCTACGCGCAGGGGTCGGCGGGCGTCGAGAAAGAGGGCGGTGTGCTGGTGTCGGACGACACCGCCGACGGCAAACTCCACGACCGCCGGCTGGAAAACCCGCTCGCCGCGGTGCAGATGGGCCTGATCTACGTCAACCCCGAAGGTCCCGACGGCAACCCCGACCCGCTGAAGTCGGCGTACGACATTCGTGAGACCTTCGGCCGGATGGCGATGAACGACGAGGAGACCGTCGCGCTGATCGCCGGCGGGCACACCTTCGGCAAGACGCACGGCGCGGCCCCGGCGACGAACGTTGCCGCCGAGCCCGAGGCGGCCGGTCTGGAAGACCAGGGCTTCGGCTGGAAGAACAGCTACGGCAGCGGCAAAGGTGCCGACACGATCACCAGCGGCCTGGAAGTCACCTGGACCACCACGCCGACGAAGTGGAGCAACAACTACTTCGAAAACCTGCTCGGCTACGAGTGGGAACTGACCAAAAGCCCGGCCGGCGCGCACCAGTGGAAGCCCAAGGGCAACGGCGGGGCGGGCACGGTGCCGCACGCCCACGACGCATCGAAGAAGATCGCGCCGGCGATGCTGACGACCGACATCGCGCTGCGGGCCGACCCGGCGTACGAGAAGATCTCCCGCCGCTTCCTGGCCAACCCCGATCAGTTCGCCGACGCCTTCGCCCGGGCGTGGTTCAAGCTGACGCACCGCGACATGGGCCCCAAGGCCCGTTACCTGGGGCCGGAAGTGCCGGCCGAGGAGCTGATCTGGCAGGACCCGATTCCTGCCGTCGATCACCCACTGGTAGATGACGCGGACGTCGCGGCGCTGAAGAAGAAGGTGCTGGCGTCGGGCCTGACGGTGTCGCAACTGGTGGCGACGGCATGGGCGTCGGCGTCGACGTTCCGCGGGTCCGACAAGCGGGGCGGTGCCAACGGTGCCCGCATCCGCCTGGCCCCGATGAAGGACTGGCAGGTCAACCAGCCGGCGCAGCTGGCGAAGGTGATCAAGACGCTGGAAGGCATTCAGAAGGAGTTCAATGCAGCCCAGGCTGGAGCGGGCGCGGCGGGCGGGAAGAAGATTTCAATCGCCGACCTGATCGTGCTGGCCGGCGGTGCCGCGGTAGAGCAGGCCGCGAAGAACGCCGGGCATGACGTGACGGTGCCGTTCAAGCCGGGCCGGATGGACGCCTCGCAGGAGCAGACGGATGTCGAGTCGGTCAACTTCCTGGAACCCAAGGCCGACGGCTTCCGCAACTACCTGAAGAACCGCTTTAGCGTGCCGGCCGAGCATCTGCTGATTGACAGGGCGCAGCTGCTGACGCTGACCGCGCCGGAGATGACGGTGCTGGTCGGCGGGTTGCGGGTGCTGAACGCCAACGAAGGCCAGAGCCAGCATGGCGTGTTCACGAAGCGGCCGGAGAAGCTGACGAACGACTTCTTCGTCAACCTGCTGGACATGGGCACGGAGTGGAAGCCGACGACGGCGGACGCGACGCAGTTCGAAGGGCGAGACCGCAGCACCGGTGCGATCAAGTGGACGGCGACGCGCGTGGACCTGGTCTTCGGTGCCGACAGCCGACTGCGGGCACTGGCCGAGGTTTACGCCTGTGCCGATGCGGAGAAGAAGTTCGTGACCGATTTCGTGGCGGCGTGGGACAAGGTGATGAACCTGGACCGGTTCGATCTGGCGTGA
- a CDS encoding adenylate/guanylate cyclase domain-containing protein, with protein sequence MSDAGSKGGSLNDTLASLGAKLKEPRSISATSSIAAVLGNLSASNAMNSLNAGTLLSSARGAGSLARTLALVNKGRHFGDEEKNFVEWQRRLAESDDKLTDLEKQLAEAKSVAEQNQDEAAQLRALVQRHESQLNESKRLVEWSYLSHRVKPAAALRLLSDESFRLEFLQSPCNAYVVSIDIRRSTELMLKAREPSGFAEFLNDLAGALKNAILQNNGVFEKFTGDGILAYFPDHFTGPDSGYRALKAATECHALFKQLYLANRRRFTSVIKSTGLGIGIDRGEVHTMVVGGELAVVGTPVVYACRMGGADADQTLLNQGAYEAIADRYHEFCDIEETEIDIKHDGPTVAYRVKLKSKVFEPTTTTWESTDALAPDSVGPTIPLNSAAAAGSAPTPSAPSGNALRSTS encoded by the coding sequence ATGTCTGATGCGGGAAGCAAGGGCGGCTCGTTAAACGATACTTTGGCAAGCTTGGGTGCGAAGCTAAAAGAGCCAAGGTCGATATCTGCCACGTCGTCAATTGCCGCCGTCTTGGGCAATTTGTCGGCGTCCAATGCAATGAATTCTCTCAATGCGGGAACGCTTTTGTCCTCAGCGAGAGGTGCCGGTTCTCTTGCACGAACTCTCGCACTGGTGAACAAGGGGCGACATTTCGGCGACGAAGAGAAGAACTTCGTCGAATGGCAGCGGAGGCTTGCGGAAAGCGATGACAAGCTAACTGATCTGGAGAAACAGCTTGCGGAGGCGAAAAGCGTCGCTGAGCAGAATCAAGATGAGGCTGCCCAACTACGCGCGCTGGTGCAGAGGCACGAATCACAGCTGAATGAGAGCAAGCGCCTCGTCGAGTGGAGCTATCTGTCCCACCGTGTAAAGCCGGCGGCTGCCTTACGATTGCTCAGCGATGAGAGCTTTCGGCTCGAGTTCCTTCAGTCACCGTGTAACGCGTATGTGGTTTCAATCGATATCCGTCGATCGACGGAGCTGATGCTCAAAGCCCGCGAGCCCTCTGGTTTTGCAGAATTTCTCAACGATCTTGCCGGTGCCTTAAAAAATGCAATCCTCCAAAACAACGGCGTGTTCGAGAAGTTTACCGGTGACGGTATCCTCGCCTACTTCCCCGATCACTTTACCGGGCCAGATTCCGGTTACCGGGCATTAAAAGCGGCAACAGAGTGCCATGCATTATTCAAACAGCTTTATCTAGCAAACCGGCGCAGATTCACTTCGGTCATAAAGAGCACCGGTCTCGGCATAGGAATCGACCGTGGCGAAGTTCATACGATGGTCGTAGGTGGTGAACTTGCCGTCGTCGGCACCCCCGTAGTTTACGCGTGCCGAATGGGTGGTGCAGACGCAGACCAGACTTTGCTGAACCAAGGTGCGTACGAAGCCATTGCCGATCGGTATCACGAGTTTTGCGATATCGAGGAGACGGAGATCGATATAAAGCACGACGGGCCAACTGTTGCGTATCGCGTTAAGTTGAAGTCGAAAGTCTTCGAGCCGACAACCACTACGTGGGAAAGTACGGACGCCCTAGCACCTGATTCGGTAGGCCCCACGATACCCTTGAATTCCGCGGCCGCAGCCGGTAGTGCACCAACTCCCTCAGCGCCTTCCGGAAATGCGTTGCGCTCGACAAGTTAG
- a CDS encoding GNAT family N-acetyltransferase, with protein MQIQTERLTIRDLTPADAEGLFPIYADAEVRRFIGGQPTQTLEEQREQLAATLERQSRERSGYGRWAVERSADGLLVGLVILKHAPDGDGRPLPDVEVGWHLGRFAWGNGYATEAGGAMLRHAGCTLQLPVVYAIVLPENVRSIRVTERLGMKPLGPTTRYYGKEALHFAWNAGTAR; from the coding sequence GTGCAGATCCAAACCGAACGCCTGACGATACGCGACCTGACGCCCGCCGACGCCGAGGGGCTGTTCCCGATTTACGCCGACGCGGAGGTCCGGCGGTTCATCGGCGGCCAGCCGACGCAGACGCTGGAGGAGCAGCGCGAGCAACTCGCCGCGACGCTGGAGCGGCAGTCGCGCGAGCGGTCCGGCTACGGGCGCTGGGCGGTGGAGCGATCGGCCGACGGGCTGCTGGTGGGCCTGGTGATCCTCAAACACGCGCCCGACGGCGACGGCCGGCCGCTGCCGGACGTGGAAGTCGGCTGGCATCTCGGGCGGTTCGCATGGGGCAACGGGTACGCGACGGAAGCCGGCGGCGCGATGCTTCGTCATGCCGGGTGCACGCTTCAATTGCCGGTCGTGTATGCGATCGTGCTGCCGGAGAATGTCCGGTCGATCCGCGTCACCGAACGCCTGGGGATGAAACCGCTGGGGCCGACGACACGCTACTACGGCAAGGAGGCGTTGCACTTCGCGTGGAATGCGGGGACGGCAAGATAG
- a CDS encoding RNA polymerase sigma factor has product MFQLPPPTISTAEDLLVEFEQTGATAPFEEIVRRYSGMVYGVCYRVTRNAHDAEDATQATFLKLATYARMGFASTRAAGGPTPRIGPWLQQVAKTTAVDLRRSKTRRQNREQIRAAIEDQQQPSADATDDVSMDELKQVLRDEVDRLPVHYRTPLILYYFGGLSTEQIAVELKTNAKALAVRLFRARKMLGTRLTARGIATAGGSIACLAVADSILAALAGKVWQTAGTSGIYGSMYASAGGGSWLTSHSAVVSTIAGRINATLRATAVGLVASKWKMSIAMLLTVGTTMAGTSEVVQQAPVVRDVARWLHDIGQSLRELGNFGRNFQGNTPRLQAQAKPAEETAPPVALAPLPWKLPPIEPAAAPTSRDVEAWPKSLVTVPSNRIIALGRTAAGQSQGEAGISRIESKTSAAGGRSSRGSALAFAVGSGGSSAGQSLLAMNDGNREAGRNAAAAAMASNAKAGGEFVGPVALATTPQADFQQLLQGSSQSRFGPFLSTKATEPGSPSSPTEGSTEIATGPTTTGPAATENGIPGFPGVPGLPETDPIGLGTTTTTPTYGSVVDNTTKSGILDGVLPGTPMVDPTGPQFIDGLPSTGPIITSPTTQPIPEPAAIGLLAAGAAGLLLRRRRTSR; this is encoded by the coding sequence GTGTTTCAGTTGCCGCCGCCAACCATTTCCACCGCCGAAGACTTGCTCGTCGAGTTCGAGCAGACCGGGGCGACCGCGCCGTTTGAGGAGATCGTACGTCGTTATTCGGGAATGGTTTACGGCGTTTGCTACCGCGTCACCCGCAACGCCCACGACGCCGAGGACGCCACCCAGGCCACTTTCCTTAAACTTGCGACATACGCACGGATGGGGTTCGCATCGACCCGGGCGGCCGGCGGGCCGACGCCGCGCATCGGTCCCTGGCTTCAGCAGGTCGCCAAGACGACCGCCGTCGATTTACGCCGCAGCAAGACCCGCCGGCAGAACCGTGAACAGATCCGGGCGGCGATCGAGGACCAGCAGCAACCCTCGGCCGACGCGACCGACGACGTCAGCATGGACGAGCTCAAGCAGGTGCTGCGCGACGAAGTCGACCGCCTGCCCGTCCACTACCGAACGCCGCTCATCCTTTATTACTTCGGCGGGCTCTCCACCGAGCAGATCGCCGTCGAACTCAAGACTAACGCCAAGGCGCTGGCGGTCCGGTTGTTCCGCGCCCGCAAGATGCTGGGCACCCGGCTGACCGCGCGCGGTATCGCGACCGCCGGCGGATCGATCGCCTGCCTGGCGGTCGCCGACTCGATCCTCGCGGCGCTGGCCGGCAAGGTCTGGCAGACTGCCGGCACGTCGGGCATCTACGGCAGCATGTACGCGTCGGCGGGTGGCGGGTCGTGGCTGACGTCGCACTCGGCGGTCGTCTCCACCATCGCCGGCCGCATCAACGCCACCCTCCGCGCCACCGCCGTCGGACTGGTCGCCAGCAAGTGGAAGATGTCGATCGCGATGTTGCTGACGGTCGGCACGACGATGGCCGGCACGTCGGAAGTCGTGCAGCAGGCGCCGGTCGTTCGCGACGTGGCCCGCTGGCTGCACGACATCGGCCAGTCGCTCCGCGAACTGGGGAACTTCGGCCGAAACTTCCAGGGCAATACCCCCCGGTTGCAGGCCCAGGCCAAGCCCGCCGAAGAAACCGCCCCGCCGGTGGCGCTGGCGCCGCTCCCCTGGAAGCTGCCCCCGATCGAACCGGCGGCCGCACCCACATCACGCGACGTCGAAGCCTGGCCCAAGTCCCTGGTGACGGTGCCGTCGAACCGCATCATCGCGCTGGGACGGACGGCGGCGGGACAATCACAGGGCGAAGCCGGAATCTCGCGTATCGAAAGCAAAACATCCGCCGCGGGCGGTCGAAGCAGCCGTGGGAGCGCACTGGCGTTCGCCGTGGGCTCGGGCGGTTCGTCGGCAGGCCAGTCGTTGCTGGCGATGAACGACGGCAACCGCGAGGCCGGTCGCAACGCCGCCGCAGCCGCGATGGCATCGAACGCCAAGGCCGGCGGGGAGTTCGTCGGCCCCGTGGCGCTGGCGACGACGCCGCAGGCGGACTTCCAGCAACTGCTGCAGGGGTCGTCGCAGAGCCGCTTCGGCCCGTTCCTCTCGACCAAGGCGACCGAGCCCGGTTCGCCCAGCAGTCCGACCGAAGGATCGACGGAGATCGCGACCGGCCCGACAACGACCGGTCCGGCGGCGACCGAAAATGGCATTCCCGGATTCCCCGGCGTACCCGGCCTGCCCGAGACCGATCCGATCGGCCTGGGCACCACCACCACCACGCCGACCTACGGCTCGGTCGTCGACAACACCACCAAGTCGGGAATCCTCGACGGCGTTCTACCCGGCACGCCAATGGTCGATCCGACCGGCCCGCAGTTCATCGACGGCTTGCCGTCGACGGGGCCGATCATCACATCGCCCACCACCCAGCCCATCCCCGAACCTGCCGCGATCGGCCTGCTCGCGGCAGGTGCGGCGGGACTGCTGCTCCGCCGCCGACGAACCAGCCGCTAA
- a CDS encoding putative signal transducing protein, translated as MRHIYTARDAMDANFLRGLLEQQGINAVVQGEALQETWGNLNLSAESLPSVWVDEADLPRAMSVVDEYKKVDAANADRDDDEAVVDPPTTATGSWTCGNCGRSNEPQFDRCWHCTHARTWGPALA; from the coding sequence ATGCGACACATCTACACAGCTCGGGACGCGATGGACGCCAACTTCTTACGCGGACTGCTGGAGCAGCAGGGTATCAACGCGGTCGTGCAGGGGGAGGCATTGCAGGAGACGTGGGGCAATCTCAACCTGTCGGCCGAGTCGTTGCCGTCGGTGTGGGTGGATGAGGCCGACCTGCCGCGGGCGATGTCGGTGGTGGACGAGTACAAGAAGGTCGATGCGGCCAACGCCGACCGCGACGACGACGAAGCGGTCGTCGACCCACCCACGACGGCAACTGGCAGCTGGACCTGCGGCAACTGCGGACGTTCGAACGAACCGCAGTTCGATCGCTGCTGGCACTGCACGCACGCCCGGACCTGGGGACCGGCGCTGGCGTAG